TTTGGCCACTTCATAGTATGAGAGAGATTTGTCTATTACGATACTGAGATCTTTATAGACTCCCTGGAATTTTGAAATAGGTGTTGCATTGATATGTTTTGGCAACAGGGCATCCAAAGAAAGCTCTGCAATGAATGTTACAGGAATCCCGTACTCCTCCTGTACCGTCGGATGCAGTTTGCTCATATATCCGCATACTTTGCCGTTCACAATAATATCGGCAGACTGGTAAGGATGGAGTAGTGCATTATTCCTGGTACAGGGTACCAGATCAAAGTCACCGACCACAGCACCGATCTTCTGTGTGAAGGAAGCGAAATCCACCATTTTCGGTTTACCCGCATTACTTACATTTTCCCCTTCTATCTGCCCGGAAAAGACAAAGGAGAGCACCTCGGACTCTTCTCTTTGACTCCCGAATACCGTACCGATCTCAAAAAGTGGAATAGACTTTTTGGTATAACTGACATTACGCTTGACAGCATTTAGCAGGTTTGTCAGAATCGTACTTCTAAGCGTATTAAGCTCTTCCGCAATCGGATTGGCAAGGTCAAGCGCTGTCTCCACTGTTTCAAAGCCGTATTTTTCCAATACTGCTCTTTCAGTAAAGACATAAGAAACATTCTCATAGAAACCATTTCCTACGGCACGATTTTTAATACTTTTCTTGGCTTTGAAACGATCTGAAGTGGCATTCAGACGTCTCTTCTCTGCAAAAACAAACGGTTTGGCTTCAATATTGTTAATGCCAATGATACGAACAATCTCTTCAGTAATATCCTGAATATTCCTGATATCATGTCTGAACAATGGTACAGTCACAGCCACATGTTCATGGTCCATCATCGTAATCTCAAACCCCAGCTTTTTCAGGATAGTAACAATCTTGTTCATCTCCACATCCATACCGATAATGGATGATACTTCCCCGGAATCCACAATGATCTTCTTGTTCTGACGTTCCACACGTACATCAAGCGAGCCTTCATAGCAGTTTATATCGCTGTAGTTATCCATCAGGTAAGCCAGGAACTGCAGACCAAGACCAAGATCGGGATTGGACCCTCTGGATGTCTTATAGTAAAGCTCATCTGTTTTTAATTGATGTTCAGCTACGGCTTCAACCAAAAGATCAGGATCAATGTAACTTGCTTCGATCAATAGTTTTGCTGTATTGTCCGTTGCTTTATGATCCTCTACCTGATTCACACCGACGATACTTAATATTTTCTCATGGGCAGATATCTCTATGATACCTTTAGCTTTGGCTCTGGGACTCACCACGATCTTGTCATCTTCATTGCAGAGTGGCACACAGTCATACGCACGCAGAATCACTCCTGTCGTATGGGTGGCATAGGCAAGTATTCTGTCCAGTTTGCCTTCTGCTTCCACATTGACCATTGCCAAACGAAGTCGGATCAGGAGGGCGTCATCAATATATTCTATGCTTGCCAGCTTATAGCGCAGATCGGCATCTATTTCACCTTCAGTATGTAACTCTGCATCTCTGGCGATACCAAGCTTCATTCTCTCAGCCTGCTTGTACTCGAACGGTTTCATCTCTATATTGAGCGCTGCACTGAGATCTCTTGCCACACCATAGATACTAAGACAGTCGCCTCTGTTGGCCGTGAGTTCAAGCTCTATGACCGTATCGGCAACGGTTGGGTATTCACCAAGCGCTTTCCCTACTTCAAGCTCCCCGATGCTCTCATCGAGTATCATGATCCCTTTGCCCATTTCAGGCAATCCGAGTTCAGAAGAGGCACAGACCATACCGGCACTCTTCACACCGCGAAGTTCTGCATCTTTGATCTCAAAATTACCCGGCAGCACGGCACCGATGGTCGCCACAGCCACATACTCTGCATCAAGCACATTGGCTGCTCCACAGACGATCTGCTCGACCCTGCCCCCCACATCGATCTGACAGACATTCAACTTGTCTGCGTCCGGATGTTTCTCACAGGAAATGATCTTCCCTACCACAACTTTGGGGTCGATCTCTACCTGGTCGATACTGTCGACTTCCAGTCCAATGGCATTGAACGTTTCATAAAGGGTATCGTTGCTAACCTCGCTCAGATCTATAAATTCATTTAACCAACTTCTTGTTACTATCATCTAAACTGCTCCAACAAACGAATATCTCCCTCGAACAGACTTCTAAGGTCCGGTATCTTATGCATCAACATCGCAAAACGTTCTACGCCCAGTCCAAAGGCATAACCGCTTACATCTTCATAGCCTACCGCTTTGAAGACATTGGGATCGACGATCCCACAACCAAGTACTTCCAGCCATCCAGTGTGTGAACAGACACGACACCCCTTGCCTTCACAGAAAATACAGCTGATATCTACTTCCGCAGAAGGCTCGGTAAACGGGAAGAAGCTCGGTCTGAAACGTACCTCGACATCTCCAAACATATACTGTAAAAAGTCGGTCAGTATCGCTTTGAGATTTGCAAAACTCACTTTACCCTTTTCGTCGACCACAAGTCCTTCGACCTGATGGAACATCGGCGTATGTGTCAGGTCATAGTCACGTCTGAAAACAGAACCCGGAGCGATCATCCTGATGGGAGGTTTGGTCTCCAGCATCGTTCTGATCTGCACGGGTGAAGTGTGTGTTCTCAACAGCCCACTGTCTTTAAAGTAGAACGTATCCTGCATATCTCTTGCCGGGTGGTATTTGGGGAGGTTCAAAGCTTCAAAGTTATGGAAATCATCTTCGACCATCGGCCCGGTCTCGACTGCAAAGTTCAATGCCACAAAGTAGTCAATGATCTTGTCCATCGTCTCCATGACCGGATGCAGTGCACCCTTTTGTGCCACTGCTCCATACAGGGAAATATCGATCGCTTCACTCTTGAGCATTTTTTCTATTTCTTCGGTCTTCAGCACTTCATATCGTGCATCGAACGCTTCCTGAAGTGCTGCTTTTTGCTTGTTCAAGCCTTCTGCAAAGGCTTTCTTCTCCGGCCCGGGGATATCTTTCATCTTGGCAAACTGTGCTGCAAGCAGCCCTTTTTTACCGAACAGTTCTATACGTACTTTTTCCAATGCTTCAAGCGAATCTGCCTCAAGTATCTTTGCTTCCAAATTCTCCATAATGCTCCATTTATCGCATAATAATTGCCGTGATTTTATCCAAAAGTAACTAATAGTGGGGTTTATTGCGATTTTTCTATGATATAATCCACAATATAAAAATCAATAATTAATTTAAAAAGGATAATACCATGTGCATATTCTGCAAGATCGTCAATGGAGAAATACCGAACAATACCGTGCATGAGAGTGACCATTTTCTGGCATTTCATGACCTTTACCCCAAGGCGCCGGTTCATATACTTATCATCCCAAAACAGCATGTGGACTGTTTTCAGGTTGTGTCACCCGAAATGATGGCCGATATGACACCATTTATCCAGGAAGTCGCAACAAAAGTCGGTATTGACCAATCCGGATACAGACTGATCACCAATAACGGAGCTGATGGAGGACAGGAGGTAAACCATCTGCATTTCCATATGCTTGGCGGAGCAAAACTTGTTTGGGACCATTCTCACGAAGACCCGCATAAAAGTATCTAAATTCCAAACCAGGTGCAATTCACGGCACCAGCTAAACATGTGGTGTGCTAAAGCACACCCTACGAACAGCACACTCCACCAAAACCATCATCCATTTTAATACTTCCTGTACCCGAAGCAATATGTTTATCATTTTTCCTCTTGTTTTTCAAGCCATTTCTTCAGGTCCTCTATCTGCTCCAAAGTCCTCACCGTAGCCGTACCACCCTCAGACTGACGGGCATTCATTGAAGCACGGTTATCAAGGAGAGCTACTACATCTTCAGCAATGCGTTCATCAATACTTTGCAAATCTTCCAAAGAAAGTTCAGAGATATCAAGTCCCTTCTCTTCAGCAAGATTCACCACATTACCGGTAATATGGTAGGCATCACGGAATGGAAGTCCCTGTTCTTTGACAAGGTAGTCTGCAAGGTCAGTTGCAGAAAGGTGACCCACCATACAGGCACGTTCCATAGCTTCTTTGTTCACCGTCATATCGGAAATCATCTCTTCGAGTACCTGTAGTGAAAGAATAGCTGTTCTTACAGAGTCAAACACACCCTCTTTATCCTCCTGCATATCTTTGTTGTAGGCAAGAGGAAGGCCTTTCATGACTGTAAGCAGTGCTACAAGATTACCGTTGACACGTCCTGTTTTCCCCCTGAGGAGTTCAGGGATATCCGGATTTTTCTTTTGCGGCATGATGGAGGAGCCTGTCGCATGACGGTCACTAAGTGTCACCCATTTGAACTCTGCGGCAGACCATAAGATGAGCTCTTCACTCAAACGGCTCATATGCATCATCATAGTGGAAATGTTAAAGAGTATTTCGAGTGCAAAATCACGGTCACTCACTGTGTCCAGACAGTTAAGCGTGGGCGCATTAAATCCCAACTTATCAGATGTAGTCTGACGATTAATGGGGTGTGGTGTGCCAGCCAACGCTGCACACCCAATTGGTGAATAGTTATTGCGCTCATAAGAGCTCATAAAACGCTCATAGTC
This DNA window, taken from Sulfurovum lithotrophicum, encodes the following:
- the pheT gene encoding phenylalanine--tRNA ligase subunit beta; the protein is MIVTRSWLNEFIDLSEVSNDTLYETFNAIGLEVDSIDQVEIDPKVVVGKIISCEKHPDADKLNVCQIDVGGRVEQIVCGAANVLDAEYVAVATIGAVLPGNFEIKDAELRGVKSAGMVCASSELGLPEMGKGIMILDESIGELEVGKALGEYPTVADTVIELELTANRGDCLSIYGVARDLSAALNIEMKPFEYKQAERMKLGIARDAELHTEGEIDADLRYKLASIEYIDDALLIRLRLAMVNVEAEGKLDRILAYATHTTGVILRAYDCVPLCNEDDKIVVSPRAKAKGIIEISAHEKILSIVGVNQVEDHKATDNTAKLLIEASYIDPDLLVEAVAEHQLKTDELYYKTSRGSNPDLGLGLQFLAYLMDNYSDINCYEGSLDVRVERQNKKIIVDSGEVSSIIGMDVEMNKIVTILKKLGFEITMMDHEHVAVTVPLFRHDIRNIQDITEEIVRIIGINNIEAKPFVFAEKRRLNATSDRFKAKKSIKNRAVGNGFYENVSYVFTERAVLEKYGFETVETALDLANPIAEELNTLRSTILTNLLNAVKRNVSYTKKSIPLFEIGTVFGSQREESEVLSFVFSGQIEGENVSNAGKPKMVDFASFTQKIGAVVGDFDLVPCTRNNALLHPYQSADIIVNGKVCGYMSKLHPTVQEEYGIPVTFIAELSLDALLPKHINATPISKFQGVYKDLSIVIDKSLSYYEVAKVLNGLDIPTLKESYPVDIYEDEKLGNKKSLTIRFFIQSMEKTLEDSDIEAVMAEVMQALETNCNAELR
- the pheS gene encoding phenylalanine--tRNA ligase subunit alpha, whose amino-acid sequence is MENLEAKILEADSLEALEKVRIELFGKKGLLAAQFAKMKDIPGPEKKAFAEGLNKQKAALQEAFDARYEVLKTEEIEKMLKSEAIDISLYGAVAQKGALHPVMETMDKIIDYFVALNFAVETGPMVEDDFHNFEALNLPKYHPARDMQDTFYFKDSGLLRTHTSPVQIRTMLETKPPIRMIAPGSVFRRDYDLTHTPMFHQVEGLVVDEKGKVSFANLKAILTDFLQYMFGDVEVRFRPSFFPFTEPSAEVDISCIFCEGKGCRVCSHTGWLEVLGCGIVDPNVFKAVGYEDVSGYAFGLGVERFAMLMHKIPDLRSLFEGDIRLLEQFR
- a CDS encoding histidine triad nucleotide-binding protein → MCIFCKIVNGEIPNNTVHESDHFLAFHDLYPKAPVHILIIPKQHVDCFQVVSPEMMADMTPFIQEVATKVGIDQSGYRLITNNGADGGQEVNHLHFHMLGGAKLVWDHSHEDPHKSI
- the argH gene encoding argininosuccinate lyase, whose protein sequence is MSKKIASARISEKSSKLLQDLNNSLPFDKVLYREDIEGSRAHAFMLSEQGIISREDQEKIDAGLQDILADIESGQFKLEGNDEDIHMAIEGELTRRIGDAGKRLHTARSRNDQVALDFRLYVQRNTKTIAELLLKNIETFVNVAEENAETMLPGMTHLQHAQPINFGYHMMAYASMFKRDYERFMSSYERNNYSPIGCAALAGTPHPINRQTTSDKLGFNAPTLNCLDTVSDRDFALEILFNISTMMMHMSRLSEELILWSAAEFKWVTLSDRHATGSSIMPQKKNPDIPELLRGKTGRVNGNLVALLTVMKGLPLAYNKDMQEDKEGVFDSVRTAILSLQVLEEMISDMTVNKEAMERACMVGHLSATDLADYLVKEQGLPFRDAYHITGNVVNLAEEKGLDISELSLEDLQSIDERIAEDVVALLDNRASMNARQSEGGTATVRTLEQIEDLKKWLEKQEEK